Proteins from a single region of Leptolyngbya sp. CCY15150:
- a CDS encoding ABC transporter permease — translation MKRSLAGSIFSDSLTVFWGDWLDLRVRVMQVVASGLVSPLIYILAFGLGLGSALDTVVTPSAGETYLQFILPGMVALSSMTISFGGTTFSICGERLYSKTFEEVLLLPVHPMALFLGKMLAGVVRGLMTSASVLAIALVVTGNWRFVSPLFLLVLVLNCAVFSGLGVIVGLNVKSLESVGLLNNFLIVPMSFLGATFFDPQTLPTALKVIVYLLPLTYTSTGLRAATYLPLSDFPWISLPVLLGVAIALCAVGAYQFAHQQD, via the coding sequence ATCAAGCGATCGCTGGCTGGCAGCATCTTCTCAGACAGCCTGACGGTGTTTTGGGGAGACTGGCTAGACTTGCGAGTTCGCGTGATGCAGGTGGTGGCCTCGGGTCTCGTTTCGCCCCTGATCTACATTCTGGCCTTTGGTCTAGGGTTGGGCAGTGCTCTAGATACCGTGGTTACGCCCTCGGCGGGCGAGACCTATCTGCAGTTCATCTTGCCGGGCATGGTGGCCCTTTCCTCCATGACCATCAGCTTTGGCGGCACGACGTTTTCCATTTGCGGTGAACGTCTTTATAGCAAAACCTTTGAGGAAGTTTTGCTGCTGCCGGTGCATCCCATGGCCCTGTTCCTAGGCAAAATGCTGGCGGGGGTGGTGCGGGGGCTAATGACATCGGCATCGGTGTTGGCGATCGCCCTAGTGGTGACCGGAAACTGGCGGTTTGTCAGCCCGCTTTTCTTGCTGGTGCTGGTGCTCAACTGTGCCGTATTTTCTGGGTTAGGGGTGATTGTGGGATTGAATGTAAAATCCCTAGAAAGTGTGGGATTGCTCAACAACTTTCTAATTGTGCCCATGTCCTTTTTGGGCGCGACCTTTTTTGATCCCCAAACCCTGCCCACTGCCCTGAAGGTGATTGTCTACCTGCTGCCGCTGACCTATACCAGCACGGGGTTACGGGCTGCCACCTACCTACCCTTGTCTGATTTTCCCTGGATTAGCCTGCCGGTCTTGCTGGGGGTGGCGATCGCCCTCTGTGCTGTCGGCGCTTATCAATTTGCCCATCAACAAGACTAG
- a CDS encoding biopolymer transporter ExbD gives MKINMGSPDEETRIEILPMIDVIFCILTFFILAAMGLTRQAGINVDLPRASSGTSQMREMLIVSLDPIGQLYVDRQPVNEQELIRELLTYQVSSPSGLIVLYASRSASYNEVVSVLDLLRSTGSDRVALATLPDRQGGSALDGNESLDLDELLNQEFDDLNRLTPDGPSRADEVPLIDPRDIDPLTPPSSPERSTSPSAPSGTKSP, from the coding sequence ATGAAAATCAACATGGGTTCTCCCGACGAAGAAACACGCATCGAGATTCTACCGATGATCGACGTGATCTTCTGCATTTTGACCTTCTTCATCTTGGCAGCCATGGGGCTGACCCGCCAAGCTGGCATCAACGTAGACCTGCCGCGGGCTAGCTCGGGCACCAGTCAAATGCGCGAAATGCTGATTGTCAGCCTTGATCCCATTGGTCAACTCTATGTCGATCGCCAGCCGGTGAACGAACAAGAGCTAATTCGCGAATTACTCACCTATCAAGTCAGTAGCCCCAGCGGGTTGATTGTGCTCTATGCGTCTCGTTCGGCCAGCTACAACGAAGTGGTGAGCGTCCTAGACTTACTGCGCTCAACGGGGAGCGATCGCGTTGCCCTAGCCACCCTACCCGATCGCCAGGGCGGCAGTGCCCTTGATGGAAACGAATCCCTTGATCTCGATGAGTTGCTCAATCAAGAGTTTGATGATTTGAATCGTTTGACCCCTGACGGGCCATCGAGGGCAGACGAAGTGCCCTTGATCGATCCCCGAGATATTGATCCCCTCACGCCCCCCAGTAGCCCAGAACGGTCAACCTCTCCGAGCGCTCCCTCCGGGACAAAATCACCCTAA
- a CDS encoding rod shape-determining protein, translating to MGFFSRFSFSRDMGIDLGTANTLVYVSGKGIVLQEPSVVAMDQENKVPLAVGEDAKKMLGRTPGNVVALRPLRDGVIADFDTAELMLKHFIRRVHEGRTLVSPRIVIGIPSGVTGVERRAVMEAASQAGARDVYLIDEPVAAAIGAGLPVAEPTGNMIIDIGGGTTEVAVLSLQGTVLSESVRVAGDELSEAITQYMKKVHNLVIGERTAEEIKIFIGSAYPTDGDNETLMDVRGLHMLSGLPRTITVKSPEIREAMSEPLSVIVEAVKRTLERTPPELAADIIDRGIMLAGGGALLRGLDTLISHETGIVVHIAADPLSCVVLGTGRVLENFKQLERVFSGRSRNL from the coding sequence GTGGGCTTCTTCAGTCGTTTCTCGTTTTCACGAGATATGGGTATCGATTTGGGTACCGCTAACACACTGGTTTACGTTTCCGGCAAGGGAATTGTTCTTCAAGAACCCTCGGTCGTGGCGATGGATCAAGAAAACAAAGTGCCTCTTGCCGTCGGGGAAGATGCAAAAAAAATGCTCGGTCGTACTCCCGGAAATGTAGTTGCCCTACGTCCCCTGCGGGACGGTGTGATTGCCGATTTTGATACGGCTGAGCTCATGCTCAAGCATTTCATTCGGCGAGTGCATGAGGGACGAACGCTAGTCTCTCCCCGCATTGTCATTGGTATTCCCAGCGGCGTGACCGGGGTTGAACGGCGCGCGGTGATGGAGGCTGCTTCTCAAGCCGGCGCTAGAGATGTCTACCTCATTGATGAGCCAGTGGCTGCAGCTATTGGCGCTGGGCTGCCTGTGGCAGAACCGACCGGCAACATGATCATCGATATCGGCGGTGGTACCACCGAGGTAGCTGTCTTGAGTTTGCAGGGCACGGTACTGAGTGAATCGGTGCGGGTGGCAGGAGATGAGCTGAGCGAAGCCATCACCCAGTACATGAAAAAGGTTCACAACCTGGTGATTGGGGAACGTACGGCAGAGGAAATCAAGATCTTCATCGGCTCGGCCTATCCCACCGATGGCGATAATGAAACCCTGATGGATGTGCGCGGTCTGCATATGCTGTCTGGTCTACCTCGCACCATCACCGTTAAGAGCCCGGAAATCCGAGAAGCGATGTCGGAACCGCTATCGGTGATTGTGGAAGCCGTGAAGCGCACCCTAGAGCGCACGCCTCCCGAATTAGCCGCCGACATTATCGATCGGGGCATTATGCTAGCTGGCGGTGGAGCACTGCTGCGCGGGCTAGATACTCTGATTAGCCATGAAACGGGCATTGTGGTACATATCGCCGCTGATCCCCTGAGTTGTGTTGTCCTCGGTACCGGACGAGTGCTGGAGAACTTCAAGCAGCTTGAGCGGGTCTTCAGTGGGCGATCGCGCAATCTCTAG
- a CDS encoding MotA/TolQ/ExbB proton channel family protein yields the protein MNIPELFQEGGLAMWPLLVLSILALTTIIERIWFWSKILTREREIAGRVIEAARRDWQAAADIARRANDQPIGRFLYNALHLYQPVPEVFQLALETAADEELTAMRRGDKILEVVIALSPLLGLLGTVLGLMESLGSISLGDIGTTSTAGVTFGISRALITTATGLIIAIASLAFYRLFQGFVFGQSKIFRKAGNELELLYRKDWSEHRFITSPAHPSAHPSHLAAAAVANVQEAQPANGDGLAKDPATDPAKDLATDPATDPSSSDPSSDEPASEESSTY from the coding sequence GTGAACATTCCTGAATTATTTCAAGAGGGCGGCTTGGCCATGTGGCCGCTGTTGGTGCTGTCCATCTTGGCACTGACGACTATTATTGAACGCATTTGGTTTTGGTCAAAAATCTTGACTCGCGAGCGGGAGATTGCCGGACGGGTGATCGAAGCGGCACGGCGAGACTGGCAGGCCGCAGCAGATATTGCCCGCCGAGCCAATGATCAACCCATTGGGCGTTTTCTCTACAATGCCCTCCACCTCTACCAGCCTGTTCCAGAAGTATTCCAGCTTGCTTTAGAAACGGCGGCCGACGAAGAGCTGACGGCTATGCGCCGAGGCGACAAAATTTTAGAAGTCGTGATTGCCCTTTCTCCCTTATTGGGACTCCTCGGCACCGTGCTAGGGCTGATGGAATCCTTAGGCTCCATTAGCCTTGGGGATATTGGTACCACCTCCACCGCCGGTGTGACCTTCGGGATTTCAAGGGCGTTGATTACCACCGCGACGGGTTTAATCATTGCGATCGCTAGCTTGGCTTTTTATCGCCTGTTTCAAGGCTTTGTCTTTGGACAATCCAAGATTTTTCGCAAGGCTGGCAACGAGCTAGAACTGCTCTACCGCAAAGATTGGTCAGAACATCGGTTCATCACATCTCCAGCCCATCCATCGGCCCATCCCTCCCATCTAGCCGCCGCGGCTGTAGCCAACGTCCAAGAAGCACAGCCAGCCAATGGTGACGGTCTAGCTAAAGATCCAGCCACAGATCCAGCTAAAGATCTAGCCACAGATCCCGCTACAGACCCCTCTTCCTCTGACCCATCGTCAGACGAACCGGCTAGCGAAGAATCCTCAACCTACTGA
- a CDS encoding phage holin family protein, with protein sequence MDITQLIIIWLFVTISLIIVSKIPLLGVEIDGFGKALISGAVFGLLNAIGQWLLSATALLNWVSLGIYGLILNTIVFGLAAKLVVGFRLRHGIWSAILGAFFMAIVMSIVGWVFRSVIGVPV encoded by the coding sequence ATGGACATTACACAGCTTATTATCATCTGGCTATTCGTCACGATTAGCCTGATTATCGTGTCTAAAATTCCGCTGCTCGGCGTTGAAATTGATGGTTTTGGAAAAGCTCTGATTTCTGGGGCTGTCTTTGGGCTACTCAACGCAATTGGTCAGTGGTTGCTGAGTGCAACGGCTCTTTTGAACTGGGTCTCTCTCGGAATCTATGGACTGATCCTCAACACGATTGTCTTTGGCTTAGCAGCTAAATTAGTCGTGGGCTTTCGTTTGAGACACGGCATTTGGAGCGCTATTTTGGGCGCATTCTTCATGGCCATTGTCATGAGCATCGTTGGTTGGGTATTCCGCAGTGTTATTGGCGTTCCTGTGTAG
- the lysS gene encoding lysine--tRNA ligase, with translation MASDDIRATRLEKVAQLKELGINPYAYRWDSTHCAAELQEKYADLPNGEAVESAEVAIAGRILTRRVFGKLAFFTLQDESGTIQLYLDKGKIQTHMAEVDADAFTHLKQLTDIGDFLGVRGSIRRTDKGELSVSVASYTILTKALLPLPDKWHGLTDVAKRYRQRYVDLIVNPDVRETFRRRARITASIRRYLDDQGFIEIETPVLQAEAGGADARPFITYHNTLDLELYLRIATELHLKRLIVGGFEKVFEMGRVFRNEGVSTRHNPEFTSIEVYQAYADYHDMMDLTEALIVNAAKAVLGTLTLDYQGTSIDLTPPWRRVTMHEAVQDKTGLDFHGFTTVDEARDAATAAGLHHLDDCASIGHVLNAAFEQTVEETLIQPTFVLDYPVEISPLSKPHREKPGLVERFELFIVGRETANSFSELTDPVDQRQRLEAQAARKAAGDVEAQGVDEDFLTALEYGMPPTGGMGLGVDRLVMLLTNSPSIRDVIAFPLLKPERSDDAADD, from the coding sequence ATGGCTTCCGACGATATTCGCGCAACCCGTCTTGAAAAAGTTGCCCAACTTAAGGAGCTGGGGATCAACCCCTACGCCTACCGTTGGGACTCCACCCACTGTGCTGCCGAGCTGCAGGAGAAGTATGCCGATCTGCCCAATGGTGAAGCAGTAGAGTCGGCGGAGGTGGCGATCGCTGGGCGCATTCTCACCCGCCGGGTCTTTGGCAAGCTGGCCTTCTTCACCCTGCAAGATGAAAGCGGCACCATTCAGCTTTACCTGGACAAGGGCAAAATCCAAACCCACATGGCTGAGGTCGATGCCGATGCCTTTACCCACCTCAAGCAGTTGACGGACATTGGCGACTTTTTGGGCGTGCGTGGCTCGATTCGCCGCACCGATAAGGGAGAGTTGTCGGTCAGCGTTGCGAGCTACACGATCCTCACCAAAGCTCTGCTGCCCCTGCCCGATAAGTGGCATGGGTTGACGGATGTGGCCAAGCGCTATCGTCAACGCTACGTAGATTTGATTGTCAATCCAGACGTGCGGGAAACCTTCCGTCGCCGTGCCCGCATCACCGCCTCAATTCGCCGCTACTTAGATGACCAGGGGTTCATTGAAATTGAGACGCCGGTGCTGCAAGCCGAGGCAGGAGGAGCCGATGCCCGACCGTTTATCACCTACCACAACACCCTAGACCTAGAGCTTTATCTACGGATTGCCACCGAGCTACACCTCAAGCGGTTAATTGTGGGTGGCTTTGAAAAGGTGTTTGAAATGGGGCGCGTGTTCCGGAATGAAGGCGTATCTACGCGCCATAATCCGGAATTTACTAGCATTGAGGTGTATCAAGCCTACGCAGACTACCACGATATGATGGATCTGACGGAAGCCCTGATCGTCAACGCCGCCAAAGCGGTACTGGGAACGCTGACCCTTGACTATCAAGGCACGTCCATTGATCTGACGCCTCCTTGGCGACGGGTTACCATGCATGAAGCGGTGCAGGACAAAACAGGCCTGGATTTCCATGGGTTCACGACGGTGGATGAGGCCCGAGACGCCGCTACTGCCGCTGGGCTGCATCATTTAGATGACTGTGCCAGTATTGGGCATGTGCTCAACGCGGCGTTTGAGCAAACGGTGGAAGAAACCTTGATTCAACCCACCTTTGTACTGGATTACCCCGTGGAAATTTCCCCTCTCTCTAAACCCCATCGCGAGAAGCCAGGTCTGGTAGAGCGCTTTGAGCTGTTTATTGTCGGACGGGAAACCGCCAATAGCTTCTCGGAGCTGACCGATCCCGTGGATCAACGCCAGCGCCTAGAAGCCCAAGCTGCTCGCAAAGCAGCAGGGGATGTGGAGGCTCAGGGTGTGGATGAAGACTTCTTGACGGCTCTAGAGTATGGGATGCCGCCCACGGGGGGCATGGGTCTGGGCGTCGATCGCCTCGTCATGCTGTTGACCAATTCTCCCAGCATTCGAGATGTAATCGCGTTTCCCTTGCTGAAGCCAGAGCGATCGGATGACGCTGCTGACGACTAG
- the mreC gene encoding rod shape-determining protein MreC, with the protein MYSLRRWWGQYALKAGMVGLLLSLAWGIRQTNAGIFLELYGILSRPFQGTPDQVDMLETAQSRELQQRVVELESENRRLQELLDYRENTSQAGVVAPVIGRSSDHWWQQLTVAKGSRDGVSVGDVVSGTGGLVGRIVQVTPNTSRVLLISDPSSQVGVTISRSRSMGYIRGQSESRVVMEFFDKVPEVQAGDAVSTSSLSQLFPPGLPVGVVESVNLNRSPAPEAVIELTSPISRLEWVIITPNSRMPMPEDVMPDDAPSSNESQ; encoded by the coding sequence ATGTATTCTTTACGCCGTTGGTGGGGTCAGTACGCACTAAAAGCCGGGATGGTGGGTCTGCTGTTAAGTCTGGCCTGGGGCATCCGGCAAACGAATGCTGGCATATTTTTGGAGCTGTACGGCATTTTGTCGCGCCCGTTCCAGGGTACGCCAGACCAAGTTGACATGCTGGAAACAGCCCAATCCCGAGAGCTGCAGCAGCGAGTTGTGGAGCTGGAAAGCGAAAATCGTCGGCTTCAAGAACTGCTCGACTATCGTGAGAATACATCCCAGGCGGGCGTTGTTGCCCCCGTTATTGGCCGCAGCTCCGATCATTGGTGGCAACAGCTCACCGTTGCCAAGGGCAGTCGTGATGGCGTCTCGGTGGGCGATGTGGTGTCGGGCACGGGTGGGCTAGTAGGACGCATTGTACAGGTGACTCCCAACACCAGCCGCGTGCTGTTGATTAGCGACCCATCGAGTCAGGTGGGGGTCACGATTAGTCGATCGCGCTCCATGGGCTACATTCGCGGTCAGTCTGAAAGCCGCGTGGTCATGGAATTTTTTGATAAGGTACCGGAGGTGCAGGCAGGGGATGCGGTGTCCACATCTTCCTTGAGCCAACTGTTTCCGCCAGGCCTACCCGTGGGGGTGGTGGAATCGGTGAACCTCAACCGCAGCCCGGCTCCTGAGGCGGTGATTGAGCTCACCTCGCCCATTAGTCGGTTGGAGTGGGTGATTATTACCCCCAATTCGCGGATGCCCATGCCTGAAGATGTAATGCCTGACGATGCTCCATCTTCTAATGAATCTCAGTAA
- the mreD gene encoding rod shape-determining protein MreD codes for MTRVMTLSDRLNLGSKQGPRIANWSITVLSVVLCVLMLPTRFPGMELLGVGPNWLLIWVVAWSVKRPAWQGAIAGLVLGLIQDGMTATTPSHAVGLVIAGVLTARIQKQRFLQEDFISIALIVFGMAVLSETITALQFSVHAWINDRDSIQYSLSRIWYYHQRIALSSAILSSMWSPVIYYPLNRWWERIKAVEPS; via the coding sequence ATGACCCGAGTGATGACCTTAAGCGATCGCCTCAATCTAGGAAGCAAGCAAGGGCCCCGCATCGCCAACTGGAGCATTACGGTGCTGTCGGTGGTGCTTTGTGTGCTGATGTTGCCGACTCGCTTTCCGGGCATGGAGCTGCTCGGCGTTGGCCCCAATTGGCTATTAATTTGGGTTGTGGCTTGGAGCGTCAAGCGGCCGGCATGGCAGGGGGCGATCGCTGGTTTGGTTTTAGGACTCATCCAAGATGGCATGACCGCCACCACGCCGTCCCATGCCGTCGGCCTGGTGATTGCTGGTGTCTTGACGGCCCGCATTCAAAAGCAGCGTTTCCTGCAGGAAGATTTTATTTCCATTGCGCTGATTGTTTTCGGCATGGCTGTTTTGTCTGAAACCATTACCGCCCTGCAGTTTAGTGTTCATGCTTGGATCAACGATCGCGACTCGATTCAGTACTCGCTATCGAGAATTTGGTATTACCACCAGCGCATTGCCCTTAGTTCAGCCATTCTCAGCAGTATGTGGTCGCCCGTCATTTATTATCCGCTCAACCGCTGGTGGGAACGAATCAAAGCTGTTGAACCCTCCTAG
- a CDS encoding YkvA family protein, with amino-acid sequence MLNRWYRQILNHPTYRWILIVGTLVYFLSPIDLSPDFIPLLGQVDDAVLMTLLVSGLFQMISDRVRPPEPASPSESEPDAAEVAQAIDVDAVSID; translated from the coding sequence ATGTTGAATAGGTGGTACCGCCAGATTCTCAATCATCCAACCTATCGCTGGATTTTGATTGTTGGCACACTGGTTTACTTTTTGAGCCCCATTGACCTATCACCAGACTTTATTCCCCTTTTAGGGCAGGTGGATGATGCTGTCCTCATGACGCTGTTAGTGTCGGGTCTGTTCCAAATGATCAGCGATCGCGTTCGGCCACCCGAGCCCGCCTCGCCGTCAGAGTCTGAGCCTGATGCTGCTGAGGTTGCTCAAGCCATTGATGTGGATGCCGTATCTATCGACTGA
- a CDS encoding type IV pilin-like G/H family protein, translated as MTLPIRTQPRRSLLADSSPPTDAGFTMMELMVSIVIIGTLFVLAYPSFINQVSKARQSEAQSYIGAVNRAQQAHYLQHRRFGELPDLEVGIRTFTEHYTYTTEPEGVGMEAIAQTTATPTDNTIRGYLGKVWIGLAGGAGTTFTLMCEGSVGLVPVVEGTTCP; from the coding sequence ATGACCTTACCCATCCGGACACAACCGAGGCGATCGCTCCTAGCAGATAGCAGTCCACCTACAGACGCTGGATTTACCATGATGGAACTTATGGTATCCATTGTGATTATAGGCACCTTGTTTGTCTTGGCTTACCCATCGTTTATTAACCAGGTATCCAAGGCGCGGCAGTCGGAAGCGCAGTCGTACATTGGCGCAGTCAATCGAGCCCAGCAAGCCCACTATCTGCAGCACCGACGGTTTGGTGAATTACCGGATTTGGAAGTCGGCATTCGCACCTTCACCGAGCATTACACCTACACCACGGAGCCAGAAGGTGTTGGCATGGAGGCGATCGCCCAAACCACGGCGACCCCCACCGACAACACCATTCGTGGCTATTTAGGCAAAGTCTGGATTGGCCTGGCAGGGGGAGCAGGCACCACCTTTACGCTGATGTGCGAGGGATCCGTGGGGCTTGTGCCTGTTGTAGAAGGCACTACCTGCCCTTAA